The Bacteroidota bacterium genome segment TAAAGAAATTTATAATTGCAAATGTTGTAATAGTCTTAATCCTTGGCTTTGTGTTTAAAGGTGTTTTCCCTTATACCATGAAATATTTTGGGGCGATGGAGTTATTCTTTGTTAATTCTGTTGGATTACCTTTTCACGGAGGTACTATTATTGCAGGAGTTCTTCTTATTGCTGCTTTTGTAGGAGCATTGTTATATACCAGAAAAAGAGGCTGGGTTATAGCTAATACTTCCGTTCTTTCAGTGATGTTTATGTTGATAGGATTTTCTAATTACCTGATGATAGCTATTAGGGCCAATACTAACACACCAATTAATGAAAATAATCCGTCTACAGCAGTAACACTTTTGGATTATTATAACCGTGTTCAGTACGGTGAGTGGCCTGTTGTATATGGAGCAATGTATACTGCGTATGAAGGAGGACTGAAGTTAGACGAAGAAGAACCGTATCTTGATGGAACTCCTGTATATGAGCTGGATAGTGTATCAGGAAAATATTTAATGGTTGACGATAAAAAAGCTACAATCCCAAATGTAGATAAAAAGCATGTAGGATTCTGGTCTCGAATGTACTCGCATGATGCTAATCATATTGCTATGTATAAAGCTATAGCCGGGAATGCTCCGTATGGAAAGCGTCCTACTTTTTGGCAAAACATGAAGTATTTTATGGATTTTCAGGTAGGATACATGTATATGAGGTATTTTATGTGGAATTTTGCCGGCCGTCAAAATGATATTCAGGGAAAATATGAACCTACAAAGGGTAACTGGATTAGTGGAGTAAGCTTTATTGACGAGGCACGATTAGGACCGCAAGACAACCTTCCAAAAGATTTAGCAAATAATAAAGGAAGAAATATGTATTATTTCATTCCGTTAATAATTGGGTTGATAGGTTTGATTTATCAATTTCAATATCACCCTAAAGATGCTTATTCTTTATTCTTATTATTCCTCTTAACCGGAATAGCGATTCTGGTTTATACAAGTCCAAAACCATTTGAACCCAGAGAAAGGGATTATGCGATTGTCGGCTCTTTCTATGTATTTGCAATATGGATAGGAATCGGGGTTTGGGCCCTGTATGAGAAGTTATCGGCTAAATTGAATCCTAAAGCTACAGCTATTGGGTTAACATTTATCCTAACTCTTCTTATTCCCGGAGTAATGGCTAAAGAGAATTGGGATGATCACGATAGATCTGAAAGAACTTCTGCCAGAGATATTGCTAAGATGTATCTGGATTCAGTAGATAAAGATGCTATATTGTTTACTTATGGCGATAACGATACTTTCCCTCTTTGGTATGTACAGGAGGTTGAAGGGTATAGAACTGATGTGAAAATAGTAAACCTGTCATTATTAAATACTGATTGGTATATAGATCAGATGAAAATGAAAACTTACAAGGCTGATCCTATTCCTTCGCAGTTAACACATGATTTATACCGTCAGGGAACGCGTGATGTAGCTTATTTTTATGATAAGTATGGAATAGCGGATAAACGTATCACGGCAAAACAATTTATTAACTGGATAGGCTCTGATGATCCAAAAACTAAGGTTCAGTTTACGGAAACTGCAAATGAGGTAATTTATCCTACTAAGAAACTTAGTATTCCGGTAGATAAGGATGCAGTTATCGCAAATGGAATTGTTGCCCTTAGAGATTCATCTAAAGTACTTGATCATTTAGAGTGGGATTTAGAAGGAAACGCAATAGAGAAAAAGGATATAATGATTATCGATATGATTGCAAATAATAACTGGAAAAGACCTATGTACTTTGCCGTTACTGCAGGATATTCTTCAAAATCATTCCTGTACCTAGATAAGTATTTCCAGCTTGAAGGTTTAGCCTATAAAATTGTGCCTGTAAAGACAGAAAGAGATGGTATGGATATGGGTAGGATAGACACCGATGTTATGTATAAAAAAGTCTTGAGTTGGGATTGGTCTAACTTCGGAAATGAAAAAGTATATATGGATGAAACCAACCGAAGAACATCTTCCTGGTCTGTTAGAAATAATGTTTCCCGTTTGGCTAATGCATTAATCGATGAAGGTAAAGATGATAAGGCTATTGAAGTTCTTGATATGTTGATGAAGAATTTGCCAACTGACATGTATCCTAAAAATCATTATGTTTTGGGTATTGTTGATGCTTATTACAGAGCCGGTGATCTTGAAAAAGGTAGAGTGTTGTTAGAGGAATTTGCAAATGATAATTACGAAGAAGTAAAATACTACAGTAGGTTTAGCCAACAACAACAATTAGCACTGCAAAATGATATTCAGATAAGATTAAGTGAGTATCAGTCTTTGTTGCAAACTGCTTCAATGTATGATAAGGAAAAGTTTGTAGAGCTTGAGTCTAAATTCCGAGAGCTTATAAATATGTTTCAAATTTAATTTTGATTAGATATAAAGAAAACCGTTTGAGTACAATCTCAAACGGTTTTTTTATTTTTACATTGCACAATAATAACCCATGTCTTTATACCTCAAAAATATACCTTTTTTTATTAAATGGATTTATCCTGAGGCTAAATGGTGTGTTAAAACTAATGAAAAGGTGTTGTATCTTACATTTGACGACGGACCGGTTGAAGGCGTTACAAATTGGGTGTTAAAGACACTTGAGGAGTACAATGCAAAGGCGACTTTTTTTTGTGTCGGACAAAATGTAAATATAAATCCTAACCTGTTTCGTGAGCTAACAGAATCAGGGCATTCAATCGGTAACCACAGTTACCATCATTTAAAAGGATTAAATACAGGGAATAAATTGTACCTTCAAGATGTAGGAAAGGCCGATAATATTATAAAAAGCAGGCTGTTCAGGCCTCCATATGGACTGATGGGTTACAGACAATACATTGAACTGAAGCATAAGTTTGATATAGTGATGTGGGATGTTTTATCCGGTGATTTCGATACAGGTATCGATGGAGAAAAATGCTATCAAAACGTTGTAAAAAATGCCAAACAAGGTTCTATTGTAGTTTTTCACGACTCCAAAAAAGCATTTCCAAGACTCAAAATTGCACTGCCAAAAATATTGAAATACTATTCTGAATTAGGATATAGGTTTGAAAGAATATAGAGACATAGATTTTAAAATGAAAATCTCCTGAAATAATTTTAATACTTACTTTCTTTTGAAATAATCTTTTGAAAATTTTATTGACCAGGCACCTCTTAAATCATTCTCGTCATAGCCTTGTGCCTTATCTAGTGGATAGTGTTTCATAATCTGCGCTTTAACTTCGGGAGTAACCATATCTGAATTTCCGTGGCAGCTTAAACAAAAAGATTTTAGTTTAATTGGGGCAATAAACATTATATCACCGTTTTTCATATGTAATACTTCAGGCTTTATTTTCATGCCACTTTCAATGCTGGAATTCCATCCTTCCAAGACATTTTTTTCGGAGCTGTTAGCTTTGTTGTTCTGGTTTCTAAGTTTTAAGCTGGTTCTTTTAATATCAACATTATATTCTTTCGACATAGAATCAGTAAGTGTAATCGCTTTTGAACTGCAAACTTCAATTCCTGCAATCGGACCTCCTTTATTGATGGCTTTTTTTAAATCACTGCTTAACACTTTGAAGGTGCTCATAGCTATTTTCTTTCCTTCTTTAATAACTATAGAGTCGGCTACTACAATAGAACTCTCAGACTCTTTTTTCTGTGATGATTTCTTTTCAGAATCATTACAGGAAAATAATACAGCCAGAACTGCTATTAAACTAAGTACAATTTTAGATTTCATGTAATACTATTTATTGGTTAAATTAGTATCTAAAGATAAATAATAATTATAGATAGAGAAAGATAATAAGTTTATCAGCGTTCTTCACCGTCAGGATTCAGACTGTCCCAGACTAATGCTCCAACTGCCATGCCAAATAACGGACTGAGAATCGGACTTGATGAAACATGGCAGGCTCCGGAATTACAACCATAGAAATAGTAATATAAATAGCCGCCAATAGCACCTACAATTATTCCTGTTCTAATTCTTGTCCATCTTTCTTTCTCCATCCATTCCTTTTTAATAACAAAGCTGAATAAGTTTAACCATTATTCAGCTTAAAATGTTTTAAATAAAATGTGATTGTATTTTTAATCACTATTTGTCTAGCATACATTGTACAACATTATGTATGTTTTCCATTTTTAGGGAATAAAACATCTTCTTACCTTCTCTACGGCATTGTAAGATATTTTTATTCTTAAGTATTCCTAAATGATTGGATGCTACTGCCTGTTCAATGTCCAGAGTTTTGTGAATTTCGCTAACTGTTAACTCTTTGTCTTCATATAGCATTTCAATCATAGCAATCCTAGTAGGATGGGCCATTGCTTTAAGCATTTCTGCTCTTTCCTGAAGCTCTTCAGCGTCAATTTTTAGGACTTTACTTATCTTTGTCTCCATAACACGTAGTTATATAATTGTATACAAAAATATTACATTCTATTTTTGCAGCAAAATTTATTAGTTATTAAATCGTACTTTGAATATGGTTGATTATAGAGTAGTGTGTAGCGATGTTGATGGAACTCTTTTGAACTCTAAGCGGGAATTGTCAGAAGCGACGATTAAAAGTGTAGAATTACTAAATAAGAGAAGAATACCTTTTGTAATGGTTTCAGCACGAATGCCAAAAGCAATGCGCCCTTTGCAGATAATGCTAGGTGCTCATTATCCAATAGTTTGTTATAACGGAGCTTATATTGAAAGCGAATTGAAAGTTGATGGTTTTGGAGTAGAGTTGTTTTCTAATCCAATTGAAATTGAACCTTTTTTAGATCTGTTAAAGTTTATGGATGGAAATGGGATACATTTCGGGACCTATCACAAAAATGAGTGGTTTGTAAACCAGGAGGATTATTGGACCCGCAGGGAAATGAATAATACTAAAATAACTCCGGAGGTTAAGGATATGGAGTTTATGCATCATCATTTTGAGGCAAAAAATCATGGACCTCACAAAATAATGATAATGGGGGATTACGAAAAAATTGAACCTCTCGAATCAGAATTAAGACATAGATATGGTGATTATATCGATATTTACAGATCAAAAGATACTTATCTTGAGCTTAATGCCAAGGCTGTTTCCAAATCAACTTCTTTAGATGTCTTAAGCGAATATTTCAATCATCCG includes the following:
- a CDS encoding DUF2723 domain-containing protein, yielding MEQFKKWNNIIGWVIFAIAGYTYLATIEPTASLWDCGEYISTAVKLEVGHPPGAPLFQMLGAVVAIFSFGDVNEVAKMVNAMSAISSAFAILFLFWSITHMVRKMATKNSELDSNKIFAILGSGIVGALGFTFTDTFWFSAVEGEVYAMAMFLIALVFWLGLKWEDEADDSRSSRWLVLISYIYGLAIGVHLMVILTIPAIAFIVYFKKFKGVDLKKFIIANVVIVLILGFVFKGVFPYTMKYFGAMELFFVNSVGLPFHGGTIIAGVLLIAAFVGALLYTRKRGWVIANTSVLSVMFMLIGFSNYLMIAIRANTNTPINENNPSTAVTLLDYYNRVQYGEWPVVYGAMYTAYEGGLKLDEEEPYLDGTPVYELDSVSGKYLMVDDKKATIPNVDKKHVGFWSRMYSHDANHIAMYKAIAGNAPYGKRPTFWQNMKYFMDFQVGYMYMRYFMWNFAGRQNDIQGKYEPTKGNWISGVSFIDEARLGPQDNLPKDLANNKGRNMYYFIPLIIGLIGLIYQFQYHPKDAYSLFLLFLLTGIAILVYTSPKPFEPRERDYAIVGSFYVFAIWIGIGVWALYEKLSAKLNPKATAIGLTFILTLLIPGVMAKENWDDHDRSERTSARDIAKMYLDSVDKDAILFTYGDNDTFPLWYVQEVEGYRTDVKIVNLSLLNTDWYIDQMKMKTYKADPIPSQLTHDLYRQGTRDVAYFYDKYGIADKRITAKQFINWIGSDDPKTKVQFTETANEVIYPTKKLSIPVDKDAVIANGIVALRDSSKVLDHLEWDLEGNAIEKKDIMIIDMIANNNWKRPMYFAVTAGYSSKSFLYLDKYFQLEGLAYKIVPVKTERDGMDMGRIDTDVMYKKVLSWDWSNFGNEKVYMDETNRRTSSWSVRNNVSRLANALIDEGKDDKAIEVLDMLMKNLPTDMYPKNHYVLGIVDAYYRAGDLEKGRVLLEEFANDNYEEVKYYSRFSQQQQLALQNDIQIRLSEYQSLLQTASMYDKEKFVELESKFRELINMFQI
- a CDS encoding metalloregulator ArsR/SmtB family transcription factor, yielding METKISKVLKIDAEELQERAEMLKAMAHPTRIAMIEMLYEDKELTVSEIHKTLDIEQAVASNHLGILKNKNILQCRREGKKMFYSLKMENIHNVVQCMLDK
- a CDS encoding DUF3365 domain-containing protein, whose translation is MKSKIVLSLIAVLAVLFSCNDSEKKSSQKKESESSIVVADSIVIKEGKKIAMSTFKVLSSDLKKAINKGGPIAGIEVCSSKAITLTDSMSKEYNVDIKRTSLKLRNQNNKANSSEKNVLEGWNSSIESGMKIKPEVLHMKNGDIMFIAPIKLKSFCLSCHGNSDMVTPEVKAQIMKHYPLDKAQGYDENDLRGAWSIKFSKDYFKRK
- a CDS encoding polysaccharide deacetylase family protein, encoding MSLYLKNIPFFIKWIYPEAKWCVKTNEKVLYLTFDDGPVEGVTNWVLKTLEEYNAKATFFCVGQNVNINPNLFRELTESGHSIGNHSYHHLKGLNTGNKLYLQDVGKADNIIKSRLFRPPYGLMGYRQYIELKHKFDIVMWDVLSGDFDTGIDGEKCYQNVVKNAKQGSIVVFHDSKKAFPRLKIALPKILKYYSELGYRFERI
- a CDS encoding Cof-type HAD-IIB family hydrolase codes for the protein MVDYRVVCSDVDGTLLNSKRELSEATIKSVELLNKRRIPFVMVSARMPKAMRPLQIMLGAHYPIVCYNGAYIESELKVDGFGVELFSNPIEIEPFLDLLKFMDGNGIHFGTYHKNEWFVNQEDYWTRREMNNTKITPEVKDMEFMHHHFEAKNHGPHKIMIMGDYEKIEPLESELRHRYGDYIDIYRSKDTYLELNAKAVSKSTSLDVLSEYFNHPISEFMAFGDNYNDVSMIRKAGFGVAVENARNEVKAVANEITAQNIKDGVSKTIDKYFHL